In a genomic window of Thermosynechococcus sp. CL-1:
- the sds gene encoding solanesyl diphosphate synthase has protein sequence MTSVTSLFSPVEADLCVLTENLKALIGAQHAVLSAAAEHLFAASGKRIRPAIVFLVSRATLPDQGITPRHCRLAEITEMIHTASLFHDDVVDQAQLRRGVPTVNSVFGNRVAIQAGDFLFAQASWYLADLDNLQVVKLLSQVIKDFAEGEIRQGFNRFDTSITLDDYLLKTYYKTASLIANSAKAAAVLSEAPPETIEAMYTYGKNLGLAFQIVDDILDFTRSTAELGKPAGSDLRDGNLTAPVLFALPKAPYLHTLIEREFSEEGDLETALNLVRQSGAIEDARNLAKEYAQAALPALEVLPPSEPRQALSQLTDYVLERLY, from the coding sequence ATGACTTCGGTAACCTCTCTTTTTTCACCTGTCGAAGCGGATCTCTGTGTACTAACGGAGAACCTGAAGGCACTGATTGGAGCACAACACGCCGTACTCTCTGCTGCCGCCGAACATCTTTTTGCTGCCAGTGGTAAGCGCATCCGACCCGCCATTGTCTTTTTGGTGTCGCGAGCCACGCTGCCCGATCAGGGGATTACTCCCCGGCACTGCCGCTTGGCAGAAATTACGGAAATGATTCATACCGCCAGTCTCTTTCACGATGATGTGGTGGATCAAGCGCAACTACGGCGCGGTGTGCCCACGGTCAACAGTGTCTTTGGCAATCGGGTGGCCATTCAAGCGGGAGACTTTCTCTTTGCCCAAGCCTCTTGGTACTTAGCGGATTTGGATAACCTGCAAGTGGTGAAACTCCTCTCCCAAGTGATCAAAGACTTTGCTGAAGGGGAAATTCGCCAAGGCTTTAACCGCTTTGACACCAGCATTACCCTAGACGACTATCTACTGAAAACCTACTACAAGACAGCTTCCCTCATTGCCAACAGTGCCAAGGCGGCAGCGGTTCTCAGTGAAGCGCCCCCAGAAACCATCGAAGCCATGTACACCTACGGCAAAAATTTGGGCCTAGCCTTTCAAATTGTGGATGACATCCTTGACTTCACCCGCTCCACCGCAGAACTAGGGAAACCCGCTGGCTCAGATCTGCGGGATGGCAACCTAACGGCACCCGTCCTTTTTGCCCTACCCAAAGCCCCCTATCTGCATACCCTCATCGAGCGCGAGTTCAGTGAAGAAGGCGATCTAGAAACCGCCCTCAACCTAGTGCGCCAAAGTGGTGCCATTGAAGACGCTCGCAATTTAGCCAAGGAATATGCCCAAGCGGCTCTACCGGCACTTGAAGTGCTACCCCCGTCGGAACCGCGTCAGGCCCTCAGCCAGTTAACAGATTATGTCCTTGAGCGGCTCTATTAA
- a CDS encoding succinate dehydrogenase/fumarate reductase iron-sulfur subunit: MTIQLTIRRQAPNKSAYWQAFELEIDPSLTILDALIQIKGYQDGSLSFRKNCRNTICGSCAMTINGRSALACQQSIHAELANSPVPNQIAIAPLGNLPVLKDLVVDMSDFWQKLSAVNPYVGTAARQVPEREFLQSPSDRAKLNAAGNCILCGACYGACNAVEVNPDFVGPHALAKAARLVADTRDRETDQRLDQYNTSTSGVWGCTRCFNCNIVCPVGVQPLDRISEIKQAILARSTTATRNQDRPVRHRQVLLELVKEGGWVDERQFGLRVVGNRFRDVGGVVSLAPLGWRLLRRGKFPLRFAKSAGQAQIKAVITALQQQQLSSKM, translated from the coding sequence ATGACAATTCAGTTGACGATTCGCCGCCAAGCACCCAACAAGAGCGCCTATTGGCAAGCCTTTGAACTAGAGATTGATCCTTCCCTCACCATTCTTGATGCCCTCATTCAAATCAAGGGATACCAAGACGGTAGTCTTAGCTTTCGCAAGAATTGTCGAAACACCATCTGCGGCAGTTGCGCGATGACGATTAATGGTCGTTCTGCCCTTGCCTGTCAGCAAAGTATTCATGCCGAGTTAGCCAATAGTCCTGTTCCCAACCAAATTGCGATCGCCCCCTTGGGGAATTTGCCTGTCCTCAAAGACCTTGTCGTAGACATGAGCGATTTTTGGCAAAAACTTTCAGCCGTCAATCCTTATGTGGGTACAGCGGCACGACAAGTGCCTGAGCGGGAGTTTCTCCAATCCCCCAGCGATCGCGCCAAACTCAATGCTGCGGGTAACTGTATTCTCTGTGGTGCCTGCTACGGTGCCTGCAATGCCGTGGAAGTGAATCCCGACTTTGTTGGCCCCCATGCCCTTGCCAAAGCAGCTCGCCTTGTGGCCGATACCCGCGATCGCGAAACTGACCAACGCCTGGACCAATACAACACTTCTACCAGTGGCGTGTGGGGCTGTACCCGTTGTTTTAATTGCAATATAGTGTGTCCTGTGGGCGTGCAACCCCTCGATCGCATTAGTGAGATCAAGCAGGCGATCCTAGCACGCTCAACAACAGCAACCCGCAATCAAGACCGTCCTGTGCGCCATCGGCAAGTGCTCTTGGAACTAGTGAAAGAGGGTGGCTGGGTGGATGAGCGGCAATTTGGCCTACGGGTGGTGGGCAATCGCTTTCGAGATGTCGGTGGAGTTGTCAGCCTTGCCCCCTTAGGCTGGCGGTTATTGCGGCGCGGCAAGTTTCCACTGCGATTTGCAAAGTCTGCCGGTCAAGCCCAAATTAAGGCAGTGATCACCGCCCTACAGCAGCAACAGCTCTCTTCTAAAATGTGA
- a CDS encoding ATP-dependent Clp protease proteolytic subunit: MRLPLTAAQAAYYGDAYYRTPPPDLPSLLLKERIVYLGMPLVPAVTELIIAELLYLQYDDPEKPIRIYINSTGTSRYDGEPIGFETEAFAICDTMRYIKPPVHTICIGQAMGMAAMLLSAGTKGCRASLPHATIVLHQTKSYAQGQATDIQIRAKEVLANKAMMVEILAQNTGQPPERITRDMDRLLYMTPQMAKEYGIIDRILEPEAVTKKLPATLT; encoded by the coding sequence ATGCGGTTGCCCCTTACTGCTGCCCAAGCGGCCTACTATGGTGATGCCTACTATCGCACTCCACCCCCCGATCTCCCTTCACTGCTGTTGAAGGAGCGGATCGTCTATCTCGGCATGCCTTTGGTGCCAGCGGTTACGGAGCTGATCATTGCGGAACTGCTCTATCTGCAATACGACGATCCCGAAAAACCCATCCGCATTTACATTAACTCGACGGGAACCTCCCGCTACGATGGCGAACCCATTGGCTTTGAAACAGAAGCCTTTGCCATCTGCGACACCATGCGCTACATTAAGCCCCCTGTGCATACGATCTGCATTGGTCAAGCGATGGGGATGGCCGCCATGTTGCTCTCGGCCGGTACCAAGGGGTGTCGCGCCAGCTTACCCCACGCCACGATTGTCCTGCACCAAACCAAGAGCTATGCCCAAGGGCAGGCCACCGATATCCAAATTCGTGCCAAGGAGGTTCTGGCCAATAAGGCGATGATGGTGGAAATTTTGGCGCAAAATACCGGTCAACCCCCTGAGCGGATCACCCGTGATATGGATCGGCTGCTGTACATGACCCCACAGATGGCGAAGGAGTACGGCATCATTGACCGCATCCTTGAACCAGAGGCTGTTACCAAGAAACTGCCAGCAACCTTGACCTAG
- a CDS encoding prohibitin family protein, which yields MNQLASSRLTSSVVAIAIVLLVVLLNAVVIINPGQAGVLSILGKAQDTPLLEGIHWKPPFIASVDVYDVTVQKFEVPAESATKDLQDITASFAINFRLDPMAIVDVRRTQGTLENIVAKIIAPQTQEAFKIAAARRTAEEAITKRDELKEDFDHALGDRLAKYHILVLDTSVVNLDFSEEFSKAVEDKQIAEQRAQRAVYIAQEAAQQAQAEINRAQGKAEAQRLLAETLKAPGGQLVLQKEAIEAWREGGAQVPQVIVINGQEGLPPFFLNWTGTAAK from the coding sequence ATGAATCAACTCGCCAGTTCGCGGCTCACCTCCTCAGTGGTGGCGATCGCCATTGTCTTGCTGGTTGTCCTTTTGAATGCCGTGGTGATTATTAATCCTGGCCAAGCAGGGGTGCTGAGTATTTTGGGTAAAGCTCAGGATACTCCCCTCCTCGAGGGCATTCACTGGAAACCGCCGTTTATTGCCAGTGTGGATGTCTATGACGTAACTGTACAGAAGTTTGAAGTGCCAGCGGAAAGTGCCACCAAAGATTTGCAGGATATTACCGCCAGTTTTGCCATCAACTTTCGCCTAGACCCCATGGCCATCGTGGATGTGCGCCGCACCCAAGGGACCCTAGAAAATATCGTGGCCAAAATCATTGCTCCCCAGACCCAAGAGGCTTTCAAAATTGCTGCTGCCCGTCGCACGGCGGAGGAGGCCATTACCAAGCGCGATGAACTTAAGGAGGATTTTGATCATGCCCTCGGCGATCGCCTAGCCAAGTACCACATTCTCGTACTGGATACCAGTGTCGTTAACCTTGACTTTTCGGAGGAATTTTCCAAGGCCGTCGAGGATAAGCAAATTGCTGAGCAGCGGGCACAACGGGCGGTCTATATTGCCCAAGAGGCAGCTCAACAGGCGCAAGCGGAAATTAACCGTGCCCAAGGGAAAGCGGAAGCCCAACGCCTCCTTGCCGAAACCCTCAAAGCTCCGGGGGGCCAGTTAGTGCTGCAAAAGGAAGCGATCGAAGCATGGCGCGAAGGCGGTGCCCAAGTGCCCCAAGTGATTGTGATCAACGGCCAAGAAGGGCTACCCCCCTTTTTCCTCAATTGGACAGGAACAGCAGCAAAATAG
- a CDS encoding chlorophyll a/b-binding protein: protein MSEPTPDDLTPQFGWSRYAELINGRFAMIGFIALLVLEWVTGQDFFTWVGWR from the coding sequence ATGAGTGAACCGACGCCCGATGATTTGACCCCGCAATTTGGTTGGTCGCGCTATGCGGAGCTGATCAATGGCCGCTTTGCCATGATTGGCTTTATTGCCCTGCTGGTGCTCGAGTGGGTGACTGGCCAAGATTTCTTTACGTGGGTGGGCTGGCGATAG
- the uvrC gene encoding excinuclease ABC subunit UvrC, translating into MLQPLIQDRDRLEQILRQLPLTPGVYFFKDKTDQILYIGKSKRLRSRVRSYFREPAQLGPRLELMVYQVADIEFIVTDTEAEALALEANLIKQHQPHFNVLLKDDKKYPYVCITWSEPYPRIFITRKRQLGNVGDTSSDAPKDRYYGPYVDSFRLRQTLALVKRLFPLRQRPRPLFKDRPCLNYDIGRCPGVCQALISPQEYRQTLHRVAMIFQGRTGELVAQLQAQMVQAAADLNFELAARLRDQIRGLEHLGVDQKVSLPDDTVSRDAIALALGDRHAAIQLFQIRAGRLVGRLAFVADAQSGSVGTILQRVLEEHYAQVDDVEIPSEILLQHPLPEADLLRTYLSEKKGRAVTLTVPQRQAKAELIAMVQRNAELELARIQQASDRTQTALEDLAQLLGLDTLPHRIEGYDISHIQGSDAVASRVVFIDGLPAKQHYRHYNIRNPEVKLGHSDDFASLAEILRRRFAPYLEGKGDPPEADDWPDVILIDGGKGQLSAVVQVLEPLLDDLTLLSLAKQREEIFLPHHRQPLPTDPEQPGVQLLRRVRDEAHRFALNFHRQKRAQRQRRSHLDQIPGLGYQRQKELLATFRSIDYIRMATPEQLAQVHGVGPRLAEKIYRYFHADTD; encoded by the coding sequence ATGCTTCAGCCCTTGATTCAGGATCGCGATCGCTTGGAACAGATCTTGCGGCAACTGCCCTTGACTCCCGGCGTTTATTTTTTCAAGGACAAGACGGATCAAATTCTCTACATTGGCAAGTCCAAACGCCTGCGATCGCGGGTGCGCTCCTATTTTCGTGAGCCAGCCCAATTGGGGCCGCGCCTTGAATTAATGGTCTATCAGGTGGCGGACATTGAATTCATCGTCACCGATACGGAAGCCGAAGCCCTTGCCCTCGAAGCCAATTTAATCAAGCAGCATCAGCCCCACTTCAACGTTCTCCTCAAGGATGACAAGAAATATCCCTACGTCTGTATTACGTGGTCAGAACCCTATCCCCGCATTTTCATTACCCGCAAACGCCAATTGGGTAATGTCGGCGATACCAGCAGTGATGCTCCCAAGGATCGCTACTATGGCCCCTATGTGGATAGCTTTCGCCTGCGCCAAACCCTTGCCCTTGTGAAGCGGCTTTTTCCACTGCGGCAACGTCCCCGCCCCCTTTTCAAGGATCGCCCCTGTTTGAACTATGACATTGGCCGCTGTCCGGGGGTCTGCCAAGCCCTGATTTCACCGCAGGAGTATCGGCAAACGCTCCATAGGGTGGCGATGATTTTTCAGGGACGCACAGGGGAACTGGTGGCACAGTTGCAGGCACAAATGGTGCAAGCGGCGGCGGATCTGAATTTTGAACTGGCAGCCCGACTGCGGGATCAAATTCGTGGCCTTGAGCATTTAGGCGTGGATCAAAAGGTGTCCTTGCCTGATGACACGGTGTCACGGGATGCCATTGCCCTTGCCTTGGGCGATCGCCATGCAGCCATTCAACTCTTTCAAATTCGCGCGGGTCGCTTGGTGGGACGTTTGGCTTTTGTTGCCGATGCCCAAAGTGGCAGTGTCGGCACGATTTTGCAACGGGTGCTTGAAGAACACTATGCCCAAGTGGATGATGTAGAAATTCCCAGTGAAATTTTGCTGCAACATCCCCTCCCCGAGGCGGATCTGCTGCGTACCTACTTGAGCGAAAAGAAAGGCCGCGCCGTCACCCTCACTGTCCCCCAACGCCAAGCAAAAGCCGAACTGATTGCCATGGTGCAACGCAATGCAGAATTAGAATTGGCACGCATTCAACAGGCCAGCGATCGCACCCAAACGGCTCTTGAAGATTTAGCCCAACTCCTTGGCCTTGACACCCTGCCCCACCGCATTGAGGGCTACGACATTTCCCACATTCAAGGGTCTGACGCCGTGGCCTCACGGGTTGTTTTTATTGATGGCTTGCCCGCCAAGCAGCACTATCGCCACTACAACATCCGCAACCCTGAAGTAAAACTTGGCCACTCCGACGACTTTGCCAGTCTTGCTGAGATTCTCCGCCGCCGCTTTGCCCCCTATCTTGAGGGCAAGGGTGACCCTCCAGAGGCTGATGACTGGCCCGATGTGATCCTCATTGATGGCGGCAAGGGGCAACTGTCCGCCGTGGTTCAGGTCTTGGAGCCACTCCTGGACGATCTCACCCTTCTCAGCTTGGCCAAACAGCGGGAGGAGATTTTCCTACCCCACCACCGCCAGCCTCTGCCGACCGATCCAGAGCAACCGGGGGTGCAATTGCTACGCCGCGTCCGCGATGAGGCTCACCGCTTTGCCCTGAACTTCCACCGTCAAAAACGTGCCCAACGCCAACGGCGATCCCACCTCGACCAAATTCCCGGCTTGGGCTATCAACGCCAAAAGGAACTCCTCGCCACCTTTCGTTCCATTGACTACATCCGCATGGCCACGCCCGAACAGTTGGCGCAGGTACATGGGGTCGGCCCCCGTCTAGCGGAAAAAATTTACCGCTATTTTCATGCTGATACCGATTAG
- a CDS encoding YnfA family protein, which yields MKVAKSLLYFLITGLLELGGAYLVWLWLREHKSIGYALAGAIVLFMYGMVPTLQPAHFGRVQAAYSGIFLLVALFWGWGIDKVRPDKFDLLGAGIALLGTLIIMYAPRSH from the coding sequence ATGAAAGTTGCAAAATCCCTACTTTACTTTCTGATCACAGGCCTCCTAGAGCTGGGGGGAGCCTATCTTGTCTGGCTGTGGCTACGGGAGCATAAAAGCATTGGGTATGCCTTAGCGGGGGCGATCGTCCTTTTTATGTATGGCATGGTACCGACGCTGCAACCTGCGCATTTCGGTCGTGTTCAGGCTGCCTATAGTGGTATTTTCCTGCTGGTGGCTCTGTTTTGGGGTTGGGGAATTGATAAGGTGCGCCCCGATAAGTTTGATTTGCTCGGTGCTGGGATTGCCCTCCTCGGAACGCTGATTATCATGTACGCGCCAAGAAGCCATTGA
- a CDS encoding ABC transporter ATP-binding protein — MAATLRLEGVTRRFALGVGIGPLSLTVPAGALWVIVGPSGCGKSTLLRLIAGLEQPTSGEIYIGETCVNGRSGRDRDVAMVFQNYALYPHMTVAENLGFGLKMRGVDPATRQQRVLQVAKLLGIESLLQRKPRQLSGGQQQRVALGRALARSPQVFLLDEPLSNLDAQLREQTRAELKQLHQQLGITTLYVTHDQAEAMTLGDRIVVLDRGQIQQIGTPADLYDKPANTMVARFLGTPPMNLLPARWDGSRLWIAQQPLPCPDTPHWPLKSEQPLTVGIRPEHLSISEKGLGAIATLVEPLGREAIVRCRLMDSSQELLWLAPNHQIPQMGDPLQLQARHLYLFDPTSGVALNFEPS, encoded by the coding sequence GTGGCGGCAACACTGCGCTTAGAGGGAGTCACGCGACGATTTGCTCTAGGAGTGGGAATTGGTCCACTCTCTCTAACTGTGCCCGCAGGGGCGCTTTGGGTGATTGTCGGGCCTTCGGGTTGTGGCAAATCTACCCTATTGCGGCTTATTGCTGGCTTGGAGCAACCCACCAGTGGCGAGATTTATATTGGGGAGACCTGTGTCAATGGCCGCAGTGGGCGCGATCGCGATGTGGCAATGGTCTTTCAGAACTATGCCCTCTATCCCCACATGACCGTGGCCGAAAACCTTGGCTTTGGTCTGAAAATGCGCGGTGTTGATCCGGCCACACGGCAGCAACGGGTGCTCCAAGTGGCTAAGCTCCTCGGGATTGAGTCCCTGCTGCAGCGCAAACCGCGTCAACTCTCCGGTGGTCAGCAGCAGCGGGTGGCCTTGGGAAGGGCCTTGGCGCGATCGCCCCAAGTGTTTCTCCTCGATGAACCCCTCTCCAACCTTGATGCCCAATTGCGCGAACAAACCCGTGCTGAACTGAAACAATTGCATCAACAACTGGGCATTACCACCCTCTATGTCACCCACGATCAAGCGGAGGCGATGACCCTTGGCGATCGCATTGTGGTGCTGGATCGCGGTCAAATCCAGCAAATTGGCACCCCTGCTGATCTCTACGACAAACCCGCCAATACCATGGTGGCGCGATTTCTGGGCACCCCACCGATGAATTTACTGCCCGCTCGCTGGGATGGCAGCCGCCTGTGGATAGCGCAGCAGCCCTTACCCTGTCCGGACACCCCCCATTGGCCGCTAAAAAGTGAACAACCCCTCACCGTGGGCATTCGCCCAGAGCATTTGTCTATCAGTGAGAAGGGCTTGGGGGCGATCGCCACCCTCGTTGAACCCCTAGGCCGCGAAGCCATTGTCCGCTGTCGCCTCATGGATAGTTCCCAAGAACTGCTGTGGTTAGCCCCTAATCACCAAATCCCTCAAATGGGTGACCCTCTCCAGTTGCAGGCTCGCCATCTTTATCTGTTTGACCCTACAAGCGGGGTGGCGCTCAATTTTGAGCCTAGCTGA
- a CDS encoding LCP family protein — protein sequence MARGVQQRKPVSSTVGSRGRQKVSQKSRGQRSRPSVWRTLGWIAAFSGVSLVSAFAGMTFVLMSPFQGTNHRGQRDPSWLEMMTRGFQYGMSRPVNLLVLGVDEVLGAPPGSPERFRGRTDTMLLARFNPENGTITVLSIPRDTRVEIPGHGIDKINAANVYGEVDLTVRVVSEILNYTPIDRYIRIDTRAFRELVDLVGGVEVNVPKRMVYTDHTQKLYIDLQPGLQTLNGEQAEGFVRFRYDELGDIGRAQRQQMLIKALQKKLANPVMLTQLPKLYSVLQKYVDTDLTFAELMAIAQFSLRIEPDNLRLILLPGRFSGDGYAVSYWLPDYDRIDRVVAEHFSDRPSKLVNYTWGDSGTLRIALQNASGSREAAQDMADFLAHHGYTNVIISEEWYQQTPETEIVAQQGDLSAAQMIRSVLGMGRVSANSTGVLSSDITIRIGRDWAAVLH from the coding sequence GTGGCACGAGGCGTTCAACAGCGTAAACCGGTGAGTTCTACTGTGGGTAGTCGGGGAAGGCAAAAAGTATCTCAAAAAAGCAGGGGTCAGCGATCGCGCCCTTCAGTGTGGCGTACCCTAGGCTGGATTGCTGCCTTTAGTGGTGTGTCCTTGGTCTCTGCCTTTGCGGGCATGACGTTTGTATTGATGTCACCCTTTCAGGGCACGAACCATCGTGGCCAACGGGATCCCTCTTGGCTGGAAATGATGACACGGGGATTCCAATATGGCATGAGTCGGCCAGTGAACCTCTTGGTATTGGGGGTGGATGAGGTTCTAGGGGCTCCTCCCGGCTCCCCTGAACGGTTCCGTGGTCGCACCGATACGATGCTGCTGGCGCGGTTTAACCCTGAAAATGGCACGATTACGGTCTTGAGTATTCCCCGTGATACCCGTGTGGAAATTCCCGGACATGGCATCGACAAAATTAATGCCGCCAATGTTTATGGAGAGGTGGATCTAACGGTGCGGGTGGTCAGCGAAATCCTCAACTATACCCCCATTGATCGCTACATTCGCATTGATACGAGGGCATTTCGAGAATTGGTAGATCTGGTGGGCGGTGTCGAGGTCAACGTGCCCAAGCGGATGGTTTATACCGATCACACCCAAAAACTTTACATTGATCTTCAACCGGGGCTGCAAACCCTGAACGGGGAGCAAGCAGAGGGTTTTGTTCGCTTTCGTTACGATGAACTGGGGGATATTGGCCGTGCCCAGCGGCAGCAAATGCTGATCAAGGCGCTGCAAAAGAAACTGGCCAATCCCGTCATGCTGACCCAGTTGCCGAAACTCTACAGCGTCCTGCAAAAATATGTGGATACGGATTTAACCTTTGCCGAACTGATGGCGATCGCCCAATTTAGTCTGCGTATTGAGCCAGACAACCTGCGTTTGATTCTGCTGCCGGGACGCTTTAGTGGTGATGGCTATGCGGTCAGCTACTGGCTGCCCGACTATGACCGCATTGATCGGGTGGTTGCTGAGCACTTTAGCGATCGCCCCTCAAAACTAGTCAACTATACTTGGGGCGACAGTGGCACCCTGCGGATTGCCCTGCAAAATGCCTCCGGCAGTCGTGAGGCTGCTCAAGATATGGCGGATTTTCTCGCCCACCATGGCTATACCAATGTGATCATCAGTGAAGAGTGGTATCAGCAAACCCCTGAAACGGAAATTGTCGCCCAACAGGGAGACCTCAGCGCCGCCCAAATGATCCGCTCTGTCCTTGGCATGGGGCGTGTCTCTGCTAACTCCACTGGCGTCCTTTCCTCTGACATCACCATTCGCATTGGCCGTGACTGGGCGGCGGTGTTGCACTAG
- a CDS encoding sodium-dependent bicarbonate transport family permease — MDFPSQFLQDFVKQLQSPTLGFLLGGMVIAALGSQLQIPDAIYKFIIFMLLMKVGLSGGIAIRSSNLQEMLLPALFAVAMGILIVFIGRYTLAKLPKVKTVDAIATAGLFGAVSGSTMAAALTALEAQKISYEPWAAALYPFMDIPALVTAIVVASIYLKKKQEKKAPASLSAVGAYAGAGSATGYAGSTSEYRSQQSKRVRIWPIVKESLQGAALSALLLGVALGIFTRPDSVYESFYNPLFRGLLSVLMLVMGMEAWSRLGELRKVAQWYVVYAVVAPLVHGLIAFGLGMIAHYVTGFSLGGVVILAVIACSSSDISGPPTLRAGIPSANPSAYIGASTAIGTPIAIGLGIPLYLGLAQAIMGGS, encoded by the coding sequence GTGGATTTTCCCAGTCAGTTTTTGCAAGATTTTGTCAAGCAATTACAGTCGCCTACCCTTGGCTTCTTGCTGGGGGGCATGGTCATTGCAGCGCTGGGCAGTCAACTTCAGATTCCCGATGCCATCTATAAGTTCATTATTTTTATGTTGCTAATGAAAGTCGGCCTCAGCGGTGGGATTGCGATTCGCAGTTCCAACCTACAGGAGATGCTCTTGCCAGCACTCTTTGCTGTGGCGATGGGGATTCTCATTGTATTTATTGGCCGTTATACCTTAGCAAAGCTGCCGAAGGTCAAAACCGTTGACGCGATCGCTACCGCAGGTTTATTTGGGGCTGTGAGTGGTTCGACCATGGCAGCAGCGCTAACGGCTCTGGAGGCGCAGAAAATTAGCTATGAACCTTGGGCAGCCGCACTGTATCCGTTCATGGATATTCCGGCTCTGGTGACAGCCATTGTCGTTGCCAGCATTTACCTCAAGAAAAAACAGGAGAAAAAGGCGCCGGCTTCCCTCAGTGCCGTTGGTGCCTATGCGGGTGCAGGGAGCGCCACAGGTTATGCCGGGAGCACGAGTGAGTACCGCAGTCAACAAAGCAAACGAGTCAGAATCTGGCCGATTGTCAAAGAAAGTCTGCAAGGGGCAGCCCTTTCGGCACTGCTGCTGGGTGTTGCTTTGGGCATCTTTACCCGTCCCGACAGTGTCTATGAGAGTTTTTACAACCCTCTGTTTCGCGGTTTACTCTCGGTGTTGATGCTCGTTATGGGGATGGAGGCTTGGTCACGATTGGGTGAGTTGCGTAAAGTTGCTCAATGGTATGTGGTCTATGCCGTGGTGGCGCCCCTCGTTCATGGCCTGATTGCCTTTGGTTTGGGAATGATTGCGCACTATGTCACTGGCTTTAGCCTTGGGGGTGTGGTGATTCTAGCCGTGATTGCCTGCTCTAGTTCCGATATTTCTGGGCCGCCAACATTACGGGCAGGGATTCCCTCCGCTAACCCTTCCGCCTATATTGGTGCTTCCACCGCGATCGGGACTCCCATTGCCATCGGCCTAGGAATTCCGCTTTACCTTGGCCTTGCCCAAGCAATCATGGGCGGCAGCTAG
- a CDS encoding P-II family nitrogen regulator, whose protein sequence is MAKPAKKLVIVTEKILLKKIAQIIDEAGATGYTVMETSGKGSRNVRSSGQPSVSDTQANIKFEVLTQTREMAEKIVDRVAVEFFNDYAGIAYIYDAEVLYAHSFCGPEGC, encoded by the coding sequence ATGGCCAAGCCAGCAAAGAAGCTCGTGATTGTGACCGAGAAGATTCTCTTGAAAAAAATTGCCCAAATCATTGATGAGGCCGGGGCGACTGGCTACACCGTGATGGAAACCAGCGGCAAAGGGAGTCGCAATGTGCGCTCCTCTGGTCAACCCAGCGTTTCCGATACCCAAGCCAATATCAAGTTTGAGGTACTCACCCAGACGCGGGAAATGGCGGAAAAAATTGTGGATCGGGTGGCAGTCGAGTTTTTCAACGACTATGCAGGCATTGCTTACATCTACGATGCCGAAGTGTTGTACGCCCACAGCTTTTGTGGTCCTGAGGGCTGCTGA